In Streptomyces chartreusis, the following proteins share a genomic window:
- a CDS encoding SDR family NAD(P)-dependent oxidoreductase, giving the protein MKIAIVTGASSGIGQSAAVEIAKRGVGVILTYGKNARGGLETVAAIEAAGGTAVALPLDVGASDTFDAFRDTVAGVLKETWGRDSFDYLVNNAGIAHAALIEDMTEDVFDRLARVLLKGPYFLTQKLLPLMTDGGAVVNTSSSSARVTTGLEPGYSAYASMKGGLDVLTRYMAKEFSGRGIRVNAVSPGATRTRLADDAFTRFPEVIPGIAAKTAFGRVGEPDDIGAMIATLVSDESRWVTAQNIEVSGGYDL; this is encoded by the coding sequence ATGAAGATCGCCATCGTCACCGGCGCCAGCTCCGGCATCGGGCAGAGCGCCGCCGTCGAGATCGCCAAGCGCGGTGTCGGCGTCATCCTGACCTACGGCAAGAACGCACGCGGCGGCCTGGAGACGGTCGCGGCCATCGAGGCGGCGGGCGGCACCGCGGTGGCGCTGCCGCTCGACGTCGGCGCGAGCGACACGTTCGACGCCTTCCGCGACACGGTCGCCGGCGTGCTCAAGGAGACGTGGGGACGCGACTCGTTCGACTACCTGGTCAACAACGCGGGGATCGCGCATGCGGCACTCATCGAGGACATGACGGAGGACGTGTTCGACCGGCTGGCGCGGGTTCTGCTCAAGGGGCCGTACTTCCTCACGCAGAAGCTGCTGCCGCTCATGACGGACGGCGGAGCGGTCGTCAACACCAGCAGCAGTTCGGCGCGCGTCACCACCGGGCTGGAGCCCGGCTACTCCGCGTACGCAAGCATGAAGGGCGGCCTGGACGTGCTGACCCGGTACATGGCCAAGGAGTTCAGCGGCCGCGGGATCCGGGTCAACGCCGTGTCGCCGGGGGCGACCCGCACCCGTCTCGCCGACGACGCCTTCACCCGTTTCCCCGAGGTGATCCCGGGCATCGCCGCGAAGACCGCGTTCGGCCGGGTCGGCGAGCCCGACGACATCGGCGCGATGATCGCCACGCTCGTCTCCGACGAGAGCCGCTGGGTCACCGCCCAGAACATCGAGGTCTCCGGCGGCTACGACCTCTAG
- a CDS encoding AraC family transcriptional regulator, with amino-acid sequence MPLEELRALLDRHARPDWTTPIDGVLISKVDRSDPPAPSMTGMVLAVIAQGAKRLALGDRVFEYGAGQYLVASVDLPVTGQFTGADPEHPALGFGLTLDPSAVAELLLQAGPGTTSRPGGGPPSGIAVTDAPAALLDAVVRLLRLIDEPRDRAVLAPLVKREILWRVITGEQGATVRQLGLADSSLSHVSRAVRWIREHYADPFRVEDVARMSGMSVSAFYRNFQAVTAMSPIQFQKQIRLQEARLLLATHPGDVTGVGQRVGYDNPSQFSREYRRQFGAPPSKDATRLRDAARSPAAVLP; translated from the coding sequence ATGCCACTGGAAGAGCTCCGCGCGCTGCTGGACCGGCACGCGCGTCCCGACTGGACCACCCCCATCGACGGTGTCCTCATCTCGAAGGTCGACCGGTCGGATCCGCCGGCGCCTTCGATGACCGGCATGGTGCTCGCGGTCATCGCCCAGGGCGCGAAACGGCTAGCGCTGGGCGATCGCGTCTTCGAGTACGGCGCCGGGCAGTATCTGGTCGCGTCGGTCGACCTTCCGGTCACCGGCCAGTTCACCGGGGCCGATCCCGAGCATCCCGCGCTGGGCTTCGGGCTCACCCTGGACCCCTCCGCCGTGGCCGAGCTGCTGCTCCAGGCCGGCCCCGGAACCACGTCCCGGCCCGGCGGTGGTCCGCCCTCGGGGATCGCCGTGACCGACGCTCCGGCCGCGCTGCTCGACGCGGTGGTCCGGCTGCTGCGCCTGATCGACGAGCCCCGCGACCGTGCCGTCCTCGCGCCGCTGGTCAAGCGCGAGATCCTGTGGCGTGTGATCACCGGCGAGCAGGGGGCGACAGTCCGGCAGCTGGGCCTGGCCGACAGCAGCCTCAGTCATGTATCCCGGGCCGTGCGCTGGATCCGCGAGCACTACGCGGACCCCTTCCGGGTCGAGGACGTGGCCCGGATGTCCGGCATGAGCGTCTCCGCCTTCTACCGCAACTTCCAGGCGGTGACCGCGATGAGCCCCATCCAGTTCCAGAAACAGATCCGGCTCCAGGAGGCCCGGCTGCTGCTCGCCACCCACCCGGGCGACGTCACCGGGGTCGGTCAGCGCGTGGGCTACGACAACCCGTCACAGTTCAGCCGGGAGTACCGCCGCCAGTTCGGCGCACCCCCCAGCAAGGACGCCACCCGCCTGCGCGACGCGGCACGCAGCCCTGCGGCTGTCCTGCCCTGA
- a CDS encoding GNAT family N-acetyltransferase has translation MTDLVIRTLSASDAHLFDAHPDPLGAREGHARTKFRSEWKRVALRDGEVVARGAWWGGPDDSEPININWFDVAEGEEEAGAELLRSVPWRVELEINLPGDWRDRPALKAAAEARFSAARAAGYELLVERFLYRWTPDLGLPARPGRLTFSAEPDDEVFLDALRRIHSVTLDAHSLRAKEEGGIDKAAQEELDFFHWCPSPREWWQLAHTPEGDLAGIHIPAHNPSGPTVGFIGVVPEQRGHGYAYDLLAECTNFLVEQGAEFVTGATDRGNFPMAANFTKAGFPVVKERINFQVKTSA, from the coding sequence GTGACCGATCTGGTCATCCGTACGCTCTCCGCGAGCGACGCCCATCTTTTCGACGCACACCCCGACCCGCTCGGTGCCCGCGAAGGCCACGCGCGCACCAAGTTCCGGTCCGAATGGAAGCGAGTGGCCCTGCGTGACGGCGAGGTCGTCGCCCGCGGTGCCTGGTGGGGCGGCCCCGACGACTCGGAGCCCATCAACATCAACTGGTTCGACGTGGCCGAGGGCGAGGAGGAGGCCGGCGCCGAACTCCTGCGCTCCGTCCCCTGGCGCGTCGAGCTGGAGATCAACCTGCCCGGCGACTGGCGGGACCGGCCCGCGCTGAAGGCCGCCGCGGAGGCCCGGTTCAGCGCCGCGCGCGCCGCCGGGTACGAACTCCTGGTGGAGCGGTTCCTGTACCGCTGGACCCCGGACCTCGGCCTGCCCGCGCGGCCCGGACGCCTGACGTTCAGCGCCGAGCCCGACGACGAGGTCTTCCTCGACGCACTGCGGCGCATCCACTCCGTCACCCTGGACGCGCACTCACTGCGCGCCAAGGAGGAAGGCGGCATCGACAAGGCCGCCCAGGAGGAGCTCGACTTCTTCCACTGGTGCCCGTCCCCGCGGGAGTGGTGGCAGCTCGCCCACACGCCCGAGGGCGACCTGGCCGGCATCCACATCCCGGCCCACAACCCCTCCGGACCGACCGTCGGCTTCATCGGGGTCGTCCCGGAACAGCGCGGCCACGGCTACGCCTACGACCTCCTCGCCGAGTGCACGAACTTCCTCGTCGAACAGGGCGCGGAGTTCGTCACCGGAGCCACGGACCGGGGCAACTTCCCGATGGCCGCGAACTTCACCAAGGCCGGCTTCCCGGTGGTCAAGGAGCGGATCAACTTCCAGGTGAAGACGTCCGCATAG
- a CDS encoding beta-1,3-glucanase family protein — translation MTSRHQRPLGRRRLLFALGGAAVAVPVAATVAPYALAGTPAGGDATAAAGSLPLTIVNSSGSFDNANVHLYIVGNQDGKQVRLTPEGTLAPIALSDNGSDGFTDYAISLSGGETRLSLPYMSGRIYVALGEKLKFKAVADGNGNAALQYPAGWVESDPNYPVLHDCAEFTYNASGMFCNTTMVDMFSVPMSIRLTGAKDQTTGRLKAGGRAAAFAAVRGAEAFARLVVDDTRIIAPGHGLDAGLFSKDYFAPYIDEVWSTYTGRDLTVTTNAGKFTGRVRGDRFTFDGPAQVSFGKPSTRDVLFCDGNLAAPNDGTTGPVAAVLGAGFNRSTLLSHPEQPTTDPATFYGTDLTNHYAGAMHKATEDGKAYGFAFDDVADFASYIQDTAPTGITLTLTPFEG, via the coding sequence ATGACTTCCCGTCATCAGCGCCCCCTCGGTCGTCGCAGGCTCCTGTTCGCGCTCGGCGGCGCGGCGGTGGCCGTCCCTGTCGCCGCCACCGTGGCCCCGTACGCACTCGCGGGGACCCCCGCGGGCGGCGACGCGACGGCCGCCGCGGGCTCGCTGCCGCTGACGATCGTCAACAGCAGCGGTTCCTTCGACAACGCGAACGTGCACCTCTACATAGTCGGCAACCAGGACGGCAAGCAGGTCCGTCTCACGCCCGAGGGGACCCTCGCGCCGATCGCGCTGTCGGACAACGGTTCCGACGGCTTCACCGACTACGCCATCTCCCTGTCCGGCGGCGAGACCCGGCTCTCGCTCCCCTACATGTCGGGCCGTATCTATGTGGCGCTCGGCGAGAAGCTGAAGTTCAAGGCGGTCGCGGACGGCAACGGCAACGCAGCCCTCCAATACCCGGCGGGCTGGGTCGAGTCGGACCCGAACTACCCGGTGCTGCACGACTGCGCCGAGTTCACGTACAACGCGTCGGGGATGTTCTGCAACACCACCATGGTCGACATGTTCAGCGTGCCGATGAGCATCCGGCTGACCGGCGCGAAGGACCAGACCACGGGCAGGCTGAAGGCCGGTGGCCGTGCGGCCGCGTTCGCCGCGGTGCGCGGGGCCGAGGCGTTCGCCCGGCTGGTCGTGGACGACACCCGCATCATCGCCCCGGGCCACGGCCTGGACGCCGGGCTGTTCTCGAAGGACTACTTCGCCCCGTACATCGACGAGGTGTGGAGCACCTACACCGGGCGGGATCTGACCGTCACCACCAACGCGGGGAAGTTCACCGGTCGGGTGCGCGGTGACCGGTTCACCTTCGACGGGCCCGCCCAGGTGTCCTTCGGCAAGCCGTCGACCCGGGACGTGCTGTTCTGCGACGGCAACCTCGCCGCCCCCAACGACGGCACCACCGGCCCCGTCGCCGCCGTCCTCGGCGCCGGCTTCAACCGCTCGACCCTGCTCAGCCACCCCGAGCAGCCGACGACCGACCCGGCCACCTTCTACGGGACCGACCTGACCAACCACTACGCCGGGGCGATGCACAAGGCCACCGAGGACGGCAAGGCGTACGGCTTCGCCTTCGACGACGTGGCCGACTTCGCCTCGTACATCCAGGACACGGCGCCGACGGGGATCACGCTGACACTCACGCCCTTCGAGGGCTGA
- a CDS encoding sulfite oxidase translates to MGHRLADVSTPARLAAPDEGIGRDELALATRNHGLPLEALRHDITPPGLHYVLTHYDIPYVPEGIPWPLTLDGRVRRPLRLDLSDLHRFPQVTTRVTLECAGNGRALLTPRPVSQPWLVEAVGTAEWTGVPLRLLLAEAGVEPDAVDVVFTGADHGVERGVEQDYRRALPVEVAMGGDPEVLVAHSMNGAPLPPQHGYPLRLIVPGWYGMAHVKWLRSITVADEPFTGFQQAVAYRLRRDPADAGEPVTRIAPRALLVPPGFPDFMSRARVVRPGTVALEGRAWSGRAPVTRVEVSTDAGHTWRDAEQAPDDGERWAWRRWRYDWTATPGEHVLSARATDAGGHTQPLEQPWNRGGFVNNLVQRVPVLCLDDEDGSAGGDGE, encoded by the coding sequence ATGGGTCACCGACTCGCCGACGTGAGCACGCCGGCCCGGCTGGCCGCCCCTGACGAGGGCATCGGCCGGGACGAACTGGCGCTCGCGACCCGCAACCACGGCCTGCCCCTCGAAGCCCTGCGCCACGACATCACCCCGCCGGGCCTGCACTACGTCCTGACCCACTACGACATCCCGTACGTCCCCGAAGGCATCCCCTGGCCCCTCACCCTGGACGGCCGCGTCCGCCGCCCCCTGCGCCTGGACCTTTCCGACCTGCACAGGTTCCCGCAGGTCACCACCCGCGTCACACTGGAGTGCGCCGGGAACGGCCGGGCCCTGCTGACCCCTCGGCCGGTGAGCCAGCCCTGGCTCGTCGAGGCCGTCGGCACCGCCGAGTGGACCGGCGTCCCCCTGCGGCTGTTGCTCGCCGAGGCCGGCGTCGAGCCCGACGCCGTCGACGTGGTCTTCACCGGCGCCGACCACGGGGTCGAACGCGGCGTCGAGCAGGACTACCGGCGCGCGCTGCCCGTCGAGGTGGCCATGGGTGGCGATCCCGAGGTGCTGGTCGCGCACTCGATGAACGGGGCGCCGCTGCCCCCGCAGCACGGCTACCCGCTCCGGCTGATCGTGCCCGGCTGGTACGGCATGGCCCACGTGAAATGGCTGCGCTCGATCACCGTCGCCGACGAGCCCTTCACGGGGTTCCAGCAGGCCGTGGCCTACCGGCTGCGCCGGGACCCCGCGGACGCGGGCGAGCCGGTGACCCGTATCGCCCCGCGCGCCCTGCTCGTGCCACCCGGATTCCCGGACTTCATGTCCCGGGCCCGCGTGGTCCGGCCCGGCACGGTGGCGCTGGAGGGGCGTGCCTGGTCCGGGCGCGCGCCGGTGACACGCGTCGAGGTCAGCACGGACGCGGGACACACCTGGCGGGACGCCGAGCAGGCCCCGGACGACGGGGAGCGGTGGGCATGGCGCCGCTGGCGGTACGACTGGACGGCGACCCCGGGTGAGCATGTGCTCAGCGCACGCGCCACCGACGCCGGGGGCCACACCCAGCCACTGGAGCAGCCCTGGAACCGAGGGGGCTTCGTCAACAACCTCGTACAGCGCGTGCCCGTGCTGTGCCTGGACGACGAGGACGGGTCAGCGGGCGGTGACGGGGAGTAG
- the sthA gene encoding Si-specific NAD(P)(+) transhydrogenase — protein MPDFDFDMLVIGSGPGGQKAAIAAAKLGRRVAVVDRPDMVGGVSIHTGTIPSKTLREAVLYLTGLTQRDLYGQSYRLKDDITVADLTARTQHVVGREVDVIRSQLSRNHVSLYAGTGRFVDPHTIALREVNGQDRLLTSEHIVIATGTRPARPDSVEFDGRTIMDSDNVLALERVPRSMVIVGAGVIGMEYASMFAALGSKITVVEKRAGMLDMCDVEVIESLKYHLRDLAVTFRFGETVAAVERHARGTLTILESGKKIPADAVMYSAGRQGLTDELDLDKAGLTADRRGRITVDEHYRTEVPHIYAVGDVIGFPALAATSMEQGRSAAYHACGEPVGRMHNLQPIGIYTIPEISFVGRTEDQLTEDRVPFEVGISRYRELARGQIIGDSHGMLKLLVSPEDRTLLGVHCFGTGATELIHIGQSVMGCGGTVDYLVDAVFNYPTLAESYKVAALDATNRLRQIDRIGD, from the coding sequence GTGCCCGACTTCGACTTCGACATGCTCGTCATCGGATCCGGCCCCGGTGGCCAGAAGGCCGCCATAGCCGCGGCCAAGCTGGGCCGCCGCGTCGCCGTGGTCGACCGCCCCGACATGGTCGGCGGTGTCTCCATCCACACCGGGACCATCCCCTCCAAGACCCTGCGCGAGGCGGTGCTGTACCTGACCGGTCTCACCCAGCGCGATCTGTACGGCCAGAGTTACCGGCTCAAGGACGACATCACCGTCGCCGACCTCACCGCGCGCACTCAGCACGTGGTCGGCCGCGAGGTGGACGTCATCCGCAGCCAGCTCTCCCGCAACCACGTCTCCCTGTACGCCGGGACCGGGCGCTTCGTCGACCCGCACACCATCGCCCTTCGCGAGGTCAACGGCCAGGATCGGCTGCTGACCTCCGAACACATCGTCATCGCCACCGGCACCCGGCCCGCCCGGCCGGACAGCGTCGAGTTCGACGGCCGGACGATCATGGACTCGGACAACGTTCTCGCGCTGGAGCGGGTGCCGCGCTCCATGGTCATCGTGGGCGCCGGGGTCATCGGCATGGAGTACGCCTCGATGTTCGCCGCGCTCGGCAGCAAGATCACCGTGGTGGAGAAGCGTGCCGGGATGCTCGACATGTGCGACGTCGAGGTGATCGAGTCGCTCAAGTACCACCTGCGGGATCTCGCCGTGACGTTCCGCTTCGGGGAGACGGTCGCCGCGGTCGAGCGGCATGCCCGCGGGACGCTGACCATCCTGGAGAGCGGCAAGAAGATCCCCGCCGACGCGGTGATGTACTCGGCGGGCCGGCAGGGCCTGACCGACGAGCTGGACCTGGACAAGGCCGGGCTCACCGCGGACCGGCGCGGCCGGATCACCGTCGACGAGCACTACCGCACGGAGGTGCCGCACATCTACGCCGTCGGTGACGTCATCGGCTTCCCGGCGCTGGCCGCGACGTCGATGGAGCAGGGGCGTTCGGCGGCATACCACGCCTGCGGTGAGCCGGTCGGCCGGATGCACAACCTCCAGCCGATCGGGATCTACACCATTCCCGAGATCAGCTTCGTCGGCCGCACCGAGGACCAGCTCACCGAAGACCGCGTGCCGTTCGAGGTCGGCATCTCCCGCTACCGCGAACTGGCCCGCGGGCAGATCATCGGCGACTCGCACGGCATGCTGAAGCTGCTGGTCTCCCCCGAGGACCGCACGCTGCTCGGCGTGCACTGCTTCGGCACGGGCGCGACGGAGCTCATCCACATCGGCCAGTCGGTGATGGGCTGCGGCGGGACGGTCGACTATCTCGTCGACGCGGTGTTCAACTACCCCACGCTCGCCGAGTCCTACAAGGTCGCGGCCCTGGACGCCACGAACCGGCTCCGGCAGATCGACCGCATCGGGGACTGA
- a CDS encoding APC family permease, giving the protein MSNNRGRGLQANVLGTFDTVVMAVAGSAPAYSIAATTAVLVGAVGLASPAALLYCAIPMLGIALAFSRLGRIDVNAGASYSWVGRTLHPFLGFISGWALVISTTIFMVAGSLPAGSMTLALFDEELAENTALSTLVGACWFLIMLLVVLGGARLTVRAQIVMSGVELVILALFALLAVFHTDSAHVFDWSWLGFGHFDGVAGFASGALIAAFYYWGWDVTSNLSEETRNSRRTTGLAGLIGVGIVFLLFEVFTIAVNVILSSKQIQDNDANVLAVLGEEVWPGWGGKLLIVAVMLSTIATLETTLIQVTRSLFAMGRDRTMPAALGKVHQRWNTPYVAVAVVGVVALVMFIASNALGTVGDILSDAISAIGLQIAVYYGLTGLAAVVAYRKMLLKSVGDFVLGGLWPLFGALFMFWIFVESLGELSGSALAIGFGGIAVGLVPMFWYWRQGSDYYRPAKLDATRTVEADYVPAGGGGDNSLVHEGLPTDF; this is encoded by the coding sequence ATGAGCAACAACAGGGGCAGAGGACTACAGGCCAACGTCCTCGGCACGTTCGACACGGTGGTGATGGCGGTCGCGGGCAGCGCCCCGGCGTACTCGATCGCCGCGACCACGGCGGTCCTGGTCGGCGCGGTGGGCCTGGCCAGCCCGGCGGCGCTGCTGTACTGCGCGATACCCATGCTGGGCATCGCGCTGGCGTTCAGCCGGCTCGGCCGTATCGACGTGAACGCGGGCGCCAGTTACTCCTGGGTGGGGCGGACCCTGCATCCCTTTCTCGGATTCATCAGCGGCTGGGCGCTGGTGATCTCGACGACGATCTTCATGGTGGCGGGTTCGCTGCCCGCCGGTTCGATGACGCTGGCCCTGTTCGACGAGGAACTCGCGGAGAACACCGCGCTGTCGACGCTGGTCGGCGCCTGCTGGTTCCTGATCATGCTGTTGGTGGTGCTGGGCGGGGCGCGCCTGACCGTACGGGCGCAGATCGTGATGTCGGGCGTCGAGCTGGTCATACTCGCGCTGTTCGCCCTGCTCGCCGTGTTCCACACGGACAGCGCCCACGTCTTCGACTGGTCGTGGCTGGGCTTCGGGCACTTCGACGGGGTGGCGGGATTCGCGTCGGGGGCGCTGATCGCCGCTTTCTACTACTGGGGTTGGGACGTCACCAGCAACCTCAGCGAGGAGACCCGCAACAGCCGCCGTACGACGGGGCTGGCGGGGCTCATCGGGGTGGGCATCGTGTTCCTGCTGTTCGAGGTGTTCACGATCGCCGTGAACGTCATCCTGTCCTCGAAGCAGATCCAGGACAACGACGCGAACGTGCTGGCGGTGCTCGGCGAGGAGGTGTGGCCGGGCTGGGGCGGCAAGTTGCTGATCGTGGCGGTGATGCTGTCCACGATCGCCACACTGGAGACGACGCTCATCCAGGTGACCCGCTCGCTGTTCGCGATGGGCCGGGACCGGACGATGCCTGCGGCGCTGGGCAAGGTGCACCAGCGGTGGAACACGCCCTATGTGGCGGTCGCGGTGGTCGGCGTGGTGGCGCTGGTGATGTTCATCGCCTCCAACGCGCTGGGCACGGTGGGCGACATCCTCTCCGACGCCATCTCGGCGATCGGCCTCCAGATCGCCGTCTACTACGGACTGACGGGTCTCGCGGCCGTCGTCGCCTACCGCAAGATGCTGCTGAAGTCGGTGGGTGACTTCGTGCTCGGCGGTCTGTGGCCGCTGTTCGGCGCCCTGTTCATGTTCTGGATCTTCGTCGAGTCGCTGGGCGAGCTGAGCGGTTCGGCGCTCGCGATCGGCTTCGGCGGTATCGCGGTCGGCCTGGTCCCGATGTTCTGGTACTGGCGGCAGGGCAGCGACTACTACCGGCCCGCCAAGCTCGACGCCACCCGGACGGTCGAGGCGGACTACGTACCGGCCGGTGGCGGCGGCGACAACTCCCTCGTCCACGAGGGTCTTCCGACCGACTTCTGA
- a CDS encoding lysylphosphatidylglycerol synthase transmembrane domain-containing protein, translated as MTSEEILTPLRRSRLYWHTALTLAVLVAVALLARRHWPVLETGAVRLAVADQGWLLVAAAATLLTWPCSALAQQGAVPRRLPTGPLVAGQFAASAANQVLPAGLGGAAVNLRFLIRRGISLGDAATAVAVKGTAGGIARGVLIAVLFAASPGVLHLPHGNGEFVAAVSAAATLAVLVLAGPLRPRCRQALTAVRAYVGAVHARPGRAAALWSGSLAFVVLHCAVLIAVTRAVAMPLAPARVALLYLAASSAAALLPTPGGLGSLDAVLAFALTTTGATAAAAASAVLGYRLLTVWLPLIPGLGVLAVLVRRRAL; from the coding sequence ATGACGTCGGAGGAGATCCTCACCCCACTGCGGCGCAGCAGGCTCTACTGGCACACCGCCCTCACCCTCGCCGTCCTGGTGGCCGTGGCCCTGCTGGCCAGGCGGCACTGGCCGGTGCTGGAGACCGGCGCGGTCCGGCTGGCCGTCGCCGACCAGGGCTGGCTGCTCGTCGCCGCCGCGGCCACCCTGCTGACCTGGCCGTGCTCGGCACTCGCCCAGCAGGGCGCGGTGCCGCGCCGGTTACCGACCGGACCGCTGGTGGCGGGCCAGTTCGCCGCTTCCGCCGCCAACCAGGTGCTGCCCGCCGGGCTCGGCGGGGCCGCGGTGAACCTGCGCTTCCTCATACGCCGCGGCATATCGCTGGGCGACGCCGCCACCGCCGTCGCGGTCAAGGGCACCGCGGGCGGGATCGCGCGCGGCGTCCTGATCGCCGTACTCTTCGCGGCCTCCCCGGGCGTACTGCACCTCCCGCACGGTAACGGCGAATTCGTCGCCGCGGTGAGCGCCGCGGCCACTCTGGCGGTCCTGGTGCTGGCCGGCCCACTGCGGCCCCGGTGCCGACAGGCCCTGACCGCGGTGCGGGCGTACGTCGGGGCAGTGCACGCGCGACCCGGGAGAGCGGCGGCCCTGTGGAGCGGCTCGCTGGCCTTCGTGGTCCTGCACTGCGCCGTGCTGATCGCCGTCACCCGAGCCGTCGCAATGCCGCTCGCCCCGGCACGGGTGGCGCTGCTCTATCTCGCCGCGAGCAGTGCCGCCGCACTGCTGCCCACGCCGGGCGGCCTCGGCTCGCTCGACGCCGTGCTCGCCTTCGCGCTCACCACCACGGGCGCCACGGCGGCGGCGGCCGCGTCCGCCGTCCTCGGCTACCGGTTGCTGACGGTGTGGCTGCCGCTGATTCCCGGGTTGGGGGTGCTCGCGGTGCTCGTCCGGCGCCGGGCCCTGTGA
- a CDS encoding nucleoside/nucleotide kinase family protein, with protein sequence MTLTFDDLLARARSLTPDGRRAVLGIAGSPGAGKTTLAERLVRELNGTGEPWVAHVPMDGFHLADVELERIGLRDRKGAPDTFDAAGYAALLGRLRGDADDGIVYAPGFERVLEQPIAGAVPVEPAARLVVTEGNYLLLDTGAWARVRSQLDEVWFCELDEAERLRRLIARHERFGKSHEQAVAWVMRSDQRNAELVAATRDRADLVVPVTALSAPHEPPTARAGA encoded by the coding sequence GTGACGTTGACCTTCGACGACCTCCTCGCCCGCGCCCGGTCCCTCACCCCGGACGGCCGGCGCGCCGTCCTCGGTATCGCCGGAAGCCCCGGCGCGGGCAAGACGACGCTGGCCGAACGCCTGGTGCGGGAGCTGAACGGCACCGGGGAGCCATGGGTCGCTCATGTGCCCATGGACGGCTTCCATCTCGCCGACGTCGAGTTGGAGCGGATCGGGCTGCGGGACCGCAAGGGCGCGCCCGACACCTTCGACGCGGCGGGGTACGCGGCGCTGCTGGGGCGGCTGCGCGGGGACGCCGACGACGGGATCGTGTACGCGCCCGGCTTCGAACGGGTGCTGGAGCAGCCGATCGCGGGAGCCGTGCCGGTGGAGCCGGCGGCCCGGCTGGTGGTGACCGAGGGGAACTACCTGCTGCTGGACACCGGCGCGTGGGCCCGGGTGCGGTCGCAGCTGGACGAGGTGTGGTTCTGCGAGCTCGACGAGGCCGAGCGGCTGCGGCGGCTGATCGCCCGGCACGAGCGGTTCGGCAAGTCGCACGAGCAGGCGGTGGCCTGGGTGATGCGCTCGGACCAGCGCAACGCGGAGCTGGTCGCCGCGACCCGGGACCGGGCCGATCTGGTGGTGCCGGTGACGGCCCTGTCCGCCCCGCACGAGCCGCCGACGGCTCGTGCGGGGGCGTGA